The following proteins come from a genomic window of Mauremys mutica isolate MM-2020 ecotype Southern chromosome 7, ASM2049712v1, whole genome shotgun sequence:
- the HIF1AN gene encoding hypoxia-inducible factor 1-alpha inhibitor: MAAASSSSAEAGGSGAREEAEETAGPGWSESQFRHYSFRTQPIPRLSHSDPRAEELIENEEPVVLTDTNLVYPALKWDLDYLQENIGNGDFSVYSASTYKFLYYDEKKMANFKNFKPKSNREEMKFSEFVERLQEIQQQGSGERLYLQQTLNDTVGRKIVVDFLGFNWNWINKQQGKRGWGQLTSNLLLIGMEGNVTPAHYDEQQNFFAQIKGYKRCILFPPDQFECLYPYPVHHPCDRQSQVDFDNPDYEKFPNFQNVVGYETVVGPGDVLYIPMYWWHHIESLLNGGTTITVNFWYKGAPTPKRIEYPLKAHQKVAIMRNIEKMLGEALGNPQEVGPLLNMMIKGRYD, translated from the exons ATGGCGGCGGCCTCCTCCTCGTCCGCGGaggcggggggctccggggcccGGGAGGAGGCCGAGGAGACGGCGGGGCCCGGCTGGAGCGAGTCGCAGTTCCGCCATTACAGCTTCCGGACGCAGCCCATCCCCCGGCTCAGCCACAGCGACCCCCGCGCCGAGGAGCTGATCGAGAACGAG GAGCCAGTGGTCCTGACAGATACAAACTTGGTGTATCCCGCCCTGAAGTGGGACCTGGACTACCTCCAGGAGAACATTGGCAATGGGGATTTCTCAGTGTATAGCGCCAGCACATACAAGTTTTTGTACTATGATGAGAAGAAAATGGCCAATTTCAAGAACTTCAAACCCAAGTCGAACAGGGAAGAGATGAAGTTTAGTGAGTTTGTGGAGAGACTCCAGGAAATACAGCAGCAAGGGAGTGGTGAGAG GTTGTATCTGCAGCAGACTCTGAATGACACGGTTGGAAGGAAGATTGTGGTGGATTTCCTGGGCTTTAACTGGAACTGGATTAACAAGCAGCAAGGGAAGCGTGGCTGGGGGCAACTGACTTCTAACTTGCTGCTTATTGGCATGGAAG GGAATGTGACACCAGCTCACTATGATGAGCAGCAGAACTTCTTCGCTCAGATTAAGGGCTACAAGCGGTGTATCCTGTTCCCGCCAGATCAGTTTGAATGCCTCTACCCTTACCCTGTGCACCATCCATGTGACAGGCAGAGCCAG GTGGACTTTGACAATCCTGACTATGAGAAGTTTCCCAATTTCCAGAACGTGGTTGGCTATGAGACAGTGGTAGGCCCGGGTGATGTGCTCTACATCCCTATGTACTG GTGGCATCACATTGAGTCTCTGCTGAATGGGGGAACCACCATCACTGTGAACTTCTGGTACAAG GGTGCGCCCACCCCAAAGAGAATTGAGTATCCCTTAAAGGCTCATCAGAAAGTGGCGATAATGAGGAACATTGAGAAGATGCTGGGAGAGGCCCTGGGAAACCCACAAGAG GTGGGTCCCCTGTTGAACATGATGATTAAGGGTCGGTATGACTAG